The Salegentibacter mishustinae genome includes a window with the following:
- a CDS encoding ComF family protein, translating into MFHDLANLFYPKICNCCDSPLLKAEQVICTSCLHQLPATNYHFDNENTTKKVFDARLSIENATSLLYFRKKGIVQNLIHNLKYKKQEEVGDFLGNWLGEELITHQGFKAVDCVIPVPLHSQKLKKRGFNQVTEFGKELAKKLDAEFIENVLVKKSTSRTQTFKKRLSRWGSIDATFMVENAEKLENKHLLLVDDLVTTGATLEACGTKLLKIKNTKLSIATMAITD; encoded by the coding sequence ATGTTTCACGATTTAGCCAACCTGTTCTATCCTAAGATCTGTAATTGTTGTGACAGCCCATTATTAAAAGCCGAACAAGTAATTTGCACTTCCTGTTTGCACCAACTCCCGGCTACTAATTATCACTTTGATAACGAGAACACCACCAAAAAAGTATTTGATGCACGATTAAGCATTGAAAATGCTACTTCTTTGCTATATTTTAGAAAGAAAGGAATAGTGCAAAATCTTATCCATAACCTTAAATATAAAAAGCAGGAAGAAGTTGGTGATTTCCTGGGAAACTGGCTTGGGGAAGAATTAATTACACATCAGGGTTTTAAAGCTGTTGATTGTGTCATTCCGGTTCCGCTTCATTCTCAGAAACTAAAGAAAAGAGGTTTTAACCAGGTTACAGAATTTGGAAAAGAACTCGCAAAAAAATTAGATGCCGAATTTATTGAAAACGTGCTGGTAAAGAAATCGACTTCCAGAACCCAAACATTTAAAAAACGCCTGAGTAGATGGGGCAGTATTGACGCTACATTTATGGTAGAAAACGCTGAAAAATTAGAAAACAAACACCTTCTACTAGTAGACGATCTCGTTACTACCGGCGCAACCCTGGAAGCATGCGGAACCAAACTTCTAAAAATTAAAAACACGAAATTAAGTATTGCTACGATGGCAATTACAGACTGA
- a CDS encoding Ig-like domain-containing protein, which translates to MLKRIPGILIVAALVLLCVQCAKKGMPEGGPEDEEPPKFIRANPENYNTNFNADEIRIFFNEYIKLEDARQQIVISPPIEPRPSILPMGSARKDVRIQNLDSLQENTTYTINFGKSIVDNNEGNPLPYFKYVFSTGDYLDSLKISGTIKDAYQKAPSEFISIFLYEVDSTFSDSLVYKETPRYITYTLDSTVNFELENLKEGTYQILAVEDKNDNYNFNPKTEKIGFIKNYITLPTDSTYNITIFKEHLDFEAERPKLLKGNQILFGYEGSKGIDSVEINLLTPKPEGFQSRIVKDRKTDTLYYWYNIRPENDSLSFEVVSPKRRDTLFTKIAEAERDSLQITSEPTGSIEFEQSYRLRANTPITGFDRDLISIRDRDSTLVPFNAEMRSLENEIVISFDKEESSKYQVMTLPGAVTDLFGETNDTIRNTLSTKSYADYGSIILTLQNVDRFPIVVQLTNEKGEVQQEKYSTGESNFHFRFLKPGKHLIRVIFDENENRKWDTGDYLKRIQPEEIQYYRDTIEVRSNWDMPETFTLD; encoded by the coding sequence ATGCTGAAACGAATTCCCGGAATTTTAATAGTTGCTGCGCTGGTTTTGCTATGTGTACAATGTGCCAAAAAAGGAATGCCAGAAGGTGGCCCTGAAGATGAAGAACCACCAAAATTTATTAGAGCAAATCCTGAAAATTACAATACGAATTTCAATGCAGATGAAATAAGGATCTTTTTCAACGAGTACATAAAATTGGAAGATGCCCGGCAGCAAATAGTAATTTCACCGCCAATAGAACCACGCCCCAGCATCTTGCCAATGGGCTCGGCGCGTAAAGATGTGCGTATACAAAACCTGGATTCGCTTCAGGAAAACACCACTTATACCATTAATTTTGGGAAAAGTATTGTAGATAATAATGAAGGCAATCCGCTACCCTATTTCAAATACGTATTCTCTACCGGGGATTACCTGGATTCCTTAAAAATTTCAGGAACAATAAAAGATGCGTATCAAAAAGCCCCTTCAGAATTTATTTCGATTTTTTTATATGAAGTAGATTCTACTTTTTCAGATTCATTAGTTTATAAAGAAACGCCCAGATACATTACCTATACTTTAGACAGTACCGTAAATTTTGAGCTCGAAAATCTTAAGGAAGGTACTTATCAAATACTTGCTGTTGAAGACAAAAACGACAATTATAATTTTAACCCAAAGACCGAAAAAATAGGGTTTATAAAAAACTATATCACGCTTCCCACAGATTCCACTTACAACATTACTATTTTTAAAGAGCATTTAGATTTTGAAGCGGAACGTCCAAAATTGTTAAAAGGAAATCAGATACTTTTTGGTTACGAAGGCTCTAAAGGAATAGATAGTGTAGAAATTAATCTGCTAACTCCAAAACCGGAAGGCTTCCAGTCCCGAATTGTAAAAGATCGCAAAACTGATACGCTATACTATTGGTATAATATTAGACCAGAAAATGACAGTCTTTCTTTTGAAGTGGTAAGTCCAAAACGCCGTGATACCTTATTCACAAAGATAGCAGAAGCTGAACGGGATTCTCTTCAAATTACTTCAGAACCCACGGGATCTATAGAGTTTGAACAAAGTTATCGCTTACGAGCAAATACCCCAATTACCGGTTTTGATAGGGACTTGATTAGCATAAGGGATAGAGATTCTACTTTAGTACCTTTTAATGCTGAAATGCGTAGTCTGGAGAATGAAATCGTAATTTCTTTTGATAAAGAAGAAAGTAGTAAATACCAGGTAATGACCTTGCCCGGCGCGGTAACCGATCTTTTTGGGGAGACCAACGATACGATTAGAAATACACTTAGCACCAAATCTTATGCAGATTACGGGAGTATTATTTTAACACTCCAAAATGTTGACAGATTCCCGATTGTAGTCCAACTTACTAACGAAAAAGGTGAAGTTCAACAAGAAAAATATTCAACCGGCGAGAGTAATTTTCATTTCCGATTCCTGAAACCGGGAAAACACCTCATTAGGGTGATTTTTGATGAAAATGAAAATAGAAAATGGGATACCGGAGATTATCTTAAAAGAATACAACCCGAGGAAATTCAGTATTACCGCGATACCATAGAAGTAAGATCTAACTGGGATATGCCAGAGACTTTTACTTTAGACTAA
- a CDS encoding amidohydrolase, whose translation MAQKLNTAIIQANLKWEDPQENRSLFSKEIKALSEDVDLIILPEMFTTGFSMNAERLAEQTDGLSLQWMREMAKLKDAAVTGSLIITENDNYYNRLFFVFPDGTYKIYDKRHTFTLANEHKTYTAGKERLVLEYKGWKICPLVCYDLRFPVFSRNTEDYDLLIYVANWPKKRVFAWDVLLKARAIENMSYCIGVNRTGKDGNKAEYNGHTSVYDGLGQNMTELDREEPFVKEISLDKKQLEETRSHFKFLQDRDEFSLK comes from the coding sequence ATGGCACAAAAACTAAATACCGCGATAATACAGGCAAATTTAAAGTGGGAAGATCCGCAGGAAAATAGAAGTCTTTTTTCAAAAGAAATCAAAGCACTTTCTGAAGATGTAGATCTAATTATCCTGCCCGAAATGTTCACTACCGGTTTTAGCATGAATGCTGAAAGACTGGCCGAACAAACCGATGGTTTAAGTTTACAGTGGATGCGTGAAATGGCAAAACTGAAAGATGCAGCGGTAACCGGAAGCCTTATCATTACCGAAAATGATAATTATTACAACAGGCTTTTCTTTGTTTTTCCTGACGGAACTTATAAAATCTATGATAAGCGCCACACTTTTACTTTGGCCAATGAACATAAAACCTATACCGCCGGAAAAGAAAGATTGGTCTTGGAATATAAGGGTTGGAAGATTTGTCCGTTAGTATGCTACGACCTTCGATTCCCGGTTTTTTCAAGGAATACCGAAGATTACGACCTGTTAATATATGTTGCCAATTGGCCAAAGAAACGGGTTTTTGCCTGGGATGTACTTTTAAAAGCCCGCGCAATAGAAAATATGAGTTACTGCATTGGCGTAAACCGAACCGGAAAAGATGGAAATAAAGCCGAATATAATGGGCATACCTCTGTATACGATGGTTTAGGCCAGAATATGACCGAGTTGGATAGGGAAGAACCTTTTGTAAAGGAAATTTCCCTGGATAAAAAGCAACTGGAAGAAACCCGAAGTCATTTCAAGTTTCTTCAGGATCGCGATGAATTTAGTCTAAAGTAA
- a CDS encoding DUF1440 domain-containing protein, producing the protein MKVQTLLKKDSYSKAAGRGLLAGVIGGLAGTAVKSLVEHFLTVREVEQRSAQIKIVDDLSTKITGSPISVDNEELAEQLVNFPIGASVGAAYGFGKKDNEKLNITDGIILGGSTWISTHETSLPMMGLEPKPTDVPMRMQFNELFAHVLFGITTEVVRSTVLQRLNERD; encoded by the coding sequence ATGAAAGTACAAACTTTATTGAAAAAGGATTCTTATTCCAAAGCCGCCGGTCGCGGATTACTGGCCGGAGTTATTGGCGGATTAGCCGGAACAGCGGTAAAAAGCCTGGTAGAACATTTTTTAACTGTACGGGAAGTGGAGCAGCGTTCAGCTCAAATTAAAATTGTAGATGATCTTTCTACAAAAATCACCGGTTCTCCAATAAGTGTTGATAATGAAGAATTAGCCGAACAATTAGTGAATTTCCCAATTGGCGCCAGTGTTGGTGCGGCTTACGGTTTTGGCAAAAAAGACAATGAAAAATTAAATATTACAGACGGGATAATCTTAGGCGGTTCTACCTGGATCTCCACTCACGAAACATCCCTCCCAATGATGGGATTAGAACCAAAACCTACAGATGTTCCCATGAGAATGCAATTTAATGAACTATTTGCCCACGTTCTTTTTGGAATTACTACCGAAGTGGTTCGCAGTACAGTTTTGCAAAGATTAAACGAGAGAGATTAA
- a CDS encoding ligase-associated DNA damage response DEXH box helicase, which produces MNRNELTKIAETWFSNQGWKPFAFQKQTWTAFLQKKNGLLNAPTGSGKTYALWVPIVLDYLKKNPDYKTKQKKGLKAIWITPLRALSVEIEQSAQRFADEIESGLTVGIRTGDTPQKVRTAQKKSMPDLLITTPESLQLLLSSKNYDKTFKNLNAVVVDEWHELLGTKRGVQMELALSRLKTVSKDLRIWGISATIGNLEQAREVLLGPDSEAFQNSTLIRANLKKKISVKSIIPEKMEKFPWRGHLGLHLIDEVVPIIKNSRTTLLFTNTRSQCELWFQKLMHKYPEFAGEVAMHHGSINKETRLWVEQAIRNETLKAVVCTSSLDLGVDFAPVETIIQIGGPKGVARFLQRAGRSGHQPGKESVIHFLPTHAIELIEASALQKAVQKTAVEDRIPYLLSFDVLVQYLTTLAVSNGFFPKEIWPEIKSTFCFQGITEDEWLWILNFVTKGSQSLQAYDEYKKIEIEEDGLFKVNNRGIAMRHRLQIGTIVSDAVLTVKYLKGGFIGSIEEWFISKLTPGDVFTFAGRNLELVRIKSMQVLVRKSKKKTSKVPSWMGGRMAFSAQMSELLREEMYAASASTAAGSKGKSEELKALQPILERQQKESIIPRQDEFLIETFKTREGYHAIFYPFEGRFVHEALGSLLAYRISLLSPISFSIAFNDYGFELLSDQEIDMQQVLDNDLFSAEFLMDDLYKSLNATEMARRKFRDIAVIAGMVFTGYPNKLIKSKHLQSSSQLLFSVFKDYEDDNLLYLQSFRETFEHQLEEGRLRMALERIHHQKIIWKKCEKPTPFSFPIITDRLREKLSSEKLEDRIKRMLKSLEN; this is translated from the coding sequence ATGAATAGAAACGAACTCACAAAAATTGCCGAAACCTGGTTTTCTAATCAGGGATGGAAGCCTTTTGCTTTTCAGAAACAAACCTGGACAGCTTTTTTGCAGAAAAAAAATGGACTTTTAAACGCACCAACAGGTAGCGGAAAAACCTATGCACTTTGGGTTCCTATAGTACTGGATTATCTTAAGAAAAACCCCGATTATAAAACGAAGCAAAAAAAAGGATTAAAAGCAATTTGGATCACACCACTTCGTGCCCTGTCGGTAGAAATTGAACAGTCGGCGCAACGATTTGCTGACGAAATTGAGAGTGGTTTAACCGTAGGAATTCGCACAGGGGATACCCCGCAAAAAGTTCGCACAGCGCAGAAAAAATCCATGCCCGATTTACTTATTACCACACCTGAAAGTTTACAGCTATTGCTTTCCTCAAAAAACTACGATAAAACATTTAAAAACCTAAATGCTGTAGTAGTTGATGAATGGCACGAATTACTGGGTACTAAACGCGGCGTGCAAATGGAACTTGCTTTGTCTCGTTTAAAAACGGTTTCAAAAGATCTACGCATTTGGGGAATCTCGGCCACGATTGGTAATCTCGAACAGGCACGAGAGGTTTTGCTCGGTCCTGATTCCGAAGCCTTTCAAAATTCAACTTTAATCAGGGCGAATCTAAAGAAGAAAATCAGCGTGAAATCTATTATTCCGGAGAAAATGGAAAAGTTTCCTTGGCGAGGCCATTTGGGTTTGCACTTGATTGATGAGGTAGTGCCGATTATTAAAAATTCCAGAACCACGCTGCTTTTTACCAATACTCGCTCGCAATGCGAACTTTGGTTTCAGAAATTAATGCATAAATATCCGGAGTTTGCCGGGGAAGTTGCGATGCATCACGGTAGCATTAATAAAGAAACCAGGCTTTGGGTTGAACAGGCTATTAGAAATGAAACTTTAAAAGCTGTGGTTTGCACTTCTAGCCTTGATTTGGGAGTGGATTTTGCACCTGTGGAAACCATTATTCAAATTGGCGGACCAAAGGGTGTGGCAAGGTTTTTACAACGGGCTGGAAGAAGCGGCCACCAACCGGGAAAAGAAAGTGTAATTCATTTTTTACCCACACACGCTATAGAACTTATTGAAGCTTCAGCTTTACAAAAAGCGGTACAAAAGACTGCTGTAGAAGATAGAATTCCATATCTGTTAAGTTTTGATGTTCTGGTGCAATACCTCACAACTTTAGCGGTTTCTAATGGTTTTTTTCCGAAGGAAATCTGGCCCGAAATTAAATCTACGTTTTGTTTCCAGGGCATTACTGAAGATGAATGGTTATGGATCTTAAATTTCGTTACCAAAGGCAGCCAGAGTTTGCAGGCTTATGATGAATACAAGAAAATTGAAATTGAAGAAGACGGTCTTTTTAAAGTAAATAACCGCGGGATTGCTATGCGTCACCGACTGCAAATTGGGACGATTGTAAGCGACGCGGTACTCACGGTTAAATATTTAAAAGGTGGATTTATAGGGTCTATAGAAGAATGGTTTATTTCCAAACTTACGCCTGGTGATGTATTTACCTTCGCCGGAAGAAACCTGGAATTAGTGCGTATAAAAAGTATGCAAGTTTTAGTTAGAAAATCGAAGAAAAAAACTTCTAAAGTGCCTAGTTGGATGGGCGGGAGAATGGCCTTCTCAGCGCAAATGAGTGAGTTGCTTCGGGAAGAAATGTATGCGGCCTCAGCTTCAACTGCTGCAGGTTCTAAGGGAAAATCGGAGGAATTAAAAGCTTTACAACCAATTCTGGAACGGCAGCAAAAAGAATCGATTATCCCCAGGCAAGATGAGTTTTTAATAGAAACTTTTAAGACTCGCGAAGGTTATCATGCAATATTTTATCCGTTTGAGGGCCGTTTTGTCCACGAGGCTTTGGGAAGTTTACTGGCTTACCGCATCAGTTTACTTTCGCCTATTTCGTTTAGTATAGCCTTTAACGACTACGGATTTGAACTACTCTCAGACCAGGAAATTGATATGCAACAGGTTTTAGATAACGATCTTTTTTCCGCAGAATTCTTGATGGATGATCTTTATAAGAGTTTAAACGCTACAGAAATGGCCAGGCGAAAATTTAGGGATATTGCGGTAATTGCCGGGATGGTTTTTACCGGTTACCCGAATAAATTGATTAAAAGCAAGCATTTGCAAAGTAGCTCACAATTGTTGTTCAGCGTTTTTAAAGATTATGAAGATGATAATTTATTGTATTTGCAATCCTTTAGGGAAACTTTTGAGCATCAATTGGAAGAAGGCCGATTAAGAATGGCTTTAGAGCGCATTCATCACCAAAAGATCATTTGGAAAAAATGCGAAAAACCAACACCGTTCTCTTTTCCGATTATTACCGATAGACTTCGGGAAAAATTATCTTCAGAAAAACTGGAAGATAGGATTAAAAGAATGCTAAAAAGCCTGGAAAATTAA
- a CDS encoding endonuclease domain-containing protein, protein MKKPSHNRKHLEPYRKALRNNLTPAEAFLWKQLQRRKLKGRKFRRQHSIENFIVDFYCAEEQLIIELDGDVHKNPLAEEKDEKRTKKLEDWGFKVIRFENRMVFDFLPSVLKEIEDNFKK, encoded by the coding sequence ATGAAAAAACCAAGCCATAATAGAAAACATCTCGAACCCTACCGAAAAGCTTTAAGGAATAATTTAACTCCTGCTGAAGCATTTTTATGGAAACAGTTACAACGAAGAAAGCTCAAGGGAAGAAAATTTAGGAGACAACATAGTATAGAAAATTTTATAGTGGATTTTTATTGCGCAGAAGAACAACTCATTATAGAACTTGATGGGGATGTGCACAAAAATCCTCTCGCTGAAGAAAAAGATGAAAAAAGAACTAAAAAACTGGAAGATTGGGGATTTAAAGTCATACGGTTTGAAAATAGAATGGTGTTTGATTTTTTGCCTTCGGTTTTGAAAGAGATCGAGGATAATTTTAAAAAGTGA